A window from Schistocerca gregaria isolate iqSchGreg1 chromosome 8, iqSchGreg1.2, whole genome shotgun sequence encodes these proteins:
- the LOC126284551 gene encoding protein mono-ADP-ribosyltransferase PARP12-like, with product MNASSEFELCLLLSDTTEYEEILRLFKKTTQKQFMVEKIYRVQNPYFFGCYLLKKQEMESRYGYVAEEYLFHGTKEEIKDKTYRNNFDWRNHGRSAVNTFGKVVSFTPISCYASHYSDKHNSERIIFVSKVPIAHETLGHKHMKIPPLFAYRLCHRYDTTTKENRHVIVKFSDNEFYPAYIVYYTGQYEKKEQGQSRL from the coding sequence ATGAATGCCAGCTCAGAATTTGAGCTGTGTTTGTTGCTTTCTGACACTACTGAATATGAAGAAATACTGAGGTTATTCAAAAAGACCACACAGAAGCAATTCATGGTTGAGAAAATTTACAGGGTTCAGAATCCATACTTTTTTGGATGTTACTTACTCAAGAAACAAGAAATGGAATCAAGATATGGTTATGTTGCTGAGGAGTATTTATTTCATGGTaccaaagaggaaatcaaagataAAACTTACAGAAATAATTTTGACTGGAGGAATCATGGCAGATCAGCAGTCAACACTTTTGGGAAAGTTGTTTCATTTACACCTATTTCTTGTTATGCCAGTCATTATTCAGATAAACATAACTCTGAGAGAATCATATTTGTATCAAAGGTTCCAATTGCACATGAAACTTTAGGTCACAAACATATGAAAATACCACCTCTGTTTGCTTACAGGCTGTGCCATAGATATGACACTACTACTAAAGAAAATCGACATGTTATTGTAAAATTCTCTGATAATGAGTTCTATCCTGCATATATTGTGTATTACACAGGACAGTATGAGAAGAAGGAACAGGGACAATCAAGACTGTAA